In one Nostoc cf. commune SO-36 genomic region, the following are encoded:
- a CDS encoding autotransporter outer membrane beta-barrel domain-containing protein, with protein sequence MSKRALVDASGSGNSAVKLVGKQIFLTEGSVALIQNQGAQTGSGINIQALDLLQLSGTSADGMIPSGVEIETLGGSVGDVVVSTKRLSFEDGAAINSKTFTQARASNILLDASESIEVKGFSFINPTTASIASGIGSYTFSAGTSGNIAINTGQLTALSGGTITSGTFGTGTGGELLINAARSVELSGFNPILSSPSQIAVAAYKSGNSGNLKVISPEIRLNNGGIIASYTFSSGNAGDITIEAPSFLSITTPVNTKDLSYEFLSGISSYAVSPPVLIQQVLGLSSEVSGAARSIKIKTERLSLSKGSITVSNLGTGSAGNVDIDANIVSLKNNSSISAATALADGGNIFIHANDVQLFDSIISASASNPEAAYRLLGIDFPYNLAPDGAGIGGNVTIDTNTLFSLGNSTITANAFGGRGGNIRINVRDGFLFSENSLVEASSELGINGTVQINGFAINSRGIKAAPEVVQETPEMDSNCQGRSGVAASELVISSRGGFPSSSDEMPENIYERQNNSVLVEKNISEEHKASAVEQTLEIVEANTWTIGSNGKIVLIADPNTATPVASALSASKCRQEFYTSEVSPTIKTVQRND encoded by the coding sequence ATGTCTAAACGAGCATTAGTAGATGCTAGCGGCTCTGGAAATAGTGCCGTTAAACTAGTAGGAAAACAAATTTTTTTGACTGAAGGCTCGGTTGCGTTGATTCAAAATCAAGGCGCACAAACTGGAAGCGGTATAAATATACAGGCTTTAGATTTACTTCAATTAAGCGGTACTTCTGCGGATGGAATGATCCCTAGTGGAGTTGAAATAGAAACTTTGGGAGGAAGTGTAGGTGATGTTGTAGTTTCAACTAAGCGTTTGAGCTTTGAAGATGGAGCAGCTATAAATAGCAAGACATTTACACAAGCAAGGGCTAGCAATATACTTCTAGATGCTTCTGAATCTATAGAAGTCAAAGGATTTTCTTTTATTAACCCTACCACTGCTAGCATTGCTAGTGGCATTGGCTCATATACTTTTAGTGCTGGCACAAGTGGGAATATTGCAATTAATACAGGTCAATTAACTGCTTTAAGTGGAGGTACTATAACATCTGGAACTTTTGGTACTGGCACAGGTGGGGAATTGCTCATTAATGCGGCTCGTAGTGTTGAATTGAGTGGGTTTAATCCTATCCTTTCTTCCCCAAGTCAAATAGCTGTAGCAGCTTATAAATCTGGAAATTCCGGGAATTTGAAAGTCATCTCGCCTGAAATTAGATTAAACAACGGAGGCATTATTGCTTCTTATACTTTTTCCAGCGGTAATGCTGGAGATATCACAATTGAAGCCCCTAGTTTTCTAAGTATTACAACCCCTGTCAATACAAAAGATTTATCTTATGAATTTTTGTCTGGAATATCATCATACGCAGTATCCCCTCCTGTATTAATACAACAAGTTTTAGGACTATCTTCAGAGGTAAGTGGAGCAGCTAGAAGCATAAAAATAAAAACTGAACGATTATCCCTATCTAAAGGTTCAATTACCGTAAGTAATTTAGGCACTGGTTCAGCGGGGAACGTAGATATTGATGCAAATATAGTTTCTCTGAAGAATAATTCTTCCATTAGTGCTGCAACCGCATTGGCAGACGGAGGAAATATTTTTATACACGCAAACGATGTGCAATTATTTGACAGCATTATCAGTGCTAGTGCCAGTAATCCTGAGGCGGCTTATCGTCTTTTAGGTATCGACTTTCCCTACAACCTTGCCCCAGACGGTGCTGGCATTGGCGGAAATGTGACAATTGATACAAATACTCTGTTTTCTTTGGGAAATAGCACTATCACAGCTAACGCTTTTGGAGGACGCGGCGGAAATATCAGGATAAATGTTCGTGATGGGTTCCTTTTTTCTGAGAATAGCCTAGTTGAAGCCAGCTCTGAGTTGGGAATCAATGGCACAGTTCAAATCAATGGATTTGCTATTAATTCCAGGGGCATTAAAGCAGCACCAGAAGTCGTTCAGGAAACTCCTGAAATGGACTCCAACTGCCAGGGGCGATCAGGTGTAGCGGCAAGTGAATTAGTAATCAGTAGCAGAGGCGGTTTTCCATCTAGCTCTGACGAAATGCCAGAGAACATTTATGAACGGCAGAATAACTCTGTTCTAGTTGAGAAAAACATTTCGGAAGAACATAAGGCATCAGCAGTTGAACAAACCCTAGAAATCGTAGAAGCTAACACCTGGACAATAGGCTCTAATGGAAAAATTGTCCTGATAGCAGACCCTAATACAGCCACCCCCGTTGCTTCGGCATTGTCTGCCTCAAAATGTCGTCAGGAATTTTATACATCAGAAGTATCACCAACCATAAAAACAGTACAGAGAAATGATTAA
- a CDS encoding XisI protein: protein MDKLNEYRTKVRQLLTKYIEYKPSYGDVEVEQIFDIEYDHYQIISIGWNNQKRIYGPIMHLDIKNNKIWIQQNTTEVDIALELIEMGVPKQDIVIGFHTPKMRQLSGFAVE, encoded by the coding sequence ATGGATAAGTTAAATGAATACCGCACAAAAGTTAGGCAGTTATTAACTAAGTATATCGAGTACAAGCCTAGTTATGGAGATGTAGAGGTCGAACAGATTTTTGATATAGAGTATGACCATTATCAAATTATTAGCATTGGATGGAACAATCAAAAACGGATCTATGGCCCAATAATGCACCTAGATATAAAAAATAATAAAATTTGGATTCAACAAAATACAACGGAAGTAGATATTGCTTTAGAACTGATAGAAATGGGTGTACCTAAACAAGATATTGTCATTGGTTTCCATACTCCTAAAATGCGTCAATTATCGGGGTTCGCTGTGGAATAA
- a CDS encoding tyrosine-type recombinase/integrase, giving the protein MNYSADSLPPIKLIPLDREALHFTQPGETRRPPTDIRWVKVLEFLRSNNLAPNSRKLYERELRRFLVWSELHYHELRPRHLALYKEYLKDEIRTDAGKPLSKSSINAGIAALKSFFKWMSYTYPEIIATNPTLGIKLEKVPLPPAQSLTPEEMERVWSALELLGETKQRDTALVHILSHGLRAGEIVELNVGSFDGKLLFLPDTKTNEPRLVPLKKESREVLAEYLLTREQQGEVLNSLSPLMISHHASYKGERLSYYGIYFAVEKIGEIAHIEDLHPHSFRHTYATDLILLGLDPTHARKLTGHQSDRAFRRYTLRGEQQAAIAAYYRAIGEDEVE; this is encoded by the coding sequence ATGAACTACAGCGCAGATTCTTTACCTCCAATCAAACTCATTCCCCTTGATCGTGAAGCTCTACATTTCACACAGCCGGGAGAAACTAGAAGACCACCCACAGATATTCGATGGGTAAAAGTCCTGGAATTTTTACGCAGCAACAATCTCGCACCTAACAGCCGCAAGCTTTACGAACGGGAACTCAGAAGGTTTCTGGTTTGGAGTGAACTACATTATCATGAACTGCGTCCACGTCACCTTGCGCTATATAAAGAATACCTAAAAGATGAAATACGGACTGATGCCGGCAAACCGCTTTCCAAAAGCAGCATTAATGCGGGAATTGCGGCACTTAAAAGCTTTTTCAAATGGATGTCCTATACGTATCCTGAAATTATTGCTACTAATCCTACACTGGGGATAAAACTGGAAAAAGTGCCACTGCCACCAGCCCAAAGTTTGACTCCTGAAGAAATGGAACGAGTGTGGTCAGCGTTAGAGTTATTGGGAGAAACAAAGCAACGGGATACAGCACTGGTTCACATTCTCAGTCATGGACTGCGGGCTGGAGAAATTGTGGAATTAAATGTTGGCTCATTTGATGGCAAGCTACTGTTTTTACCTGATACCAAAACCAACGAACCACGCTTAGTTCCGCTAAAAAAGGAAAGCCGAGAAGTTTTGGCAGAGTATTTGCTTACGCGAGAACAACAAGGAGAGGTATTAAATAGTCTTAGCCCACTAATGATTTCACACCATGCTTCATATAAAGGTGAACGCTTAAGTTATTACGGCATTTACTTCGCTGTGGAAAAAATTGGTGAAATAGCTCATATTGAAGACTTGCATCCTCATTCCTTTCGCCATACCTACGCTACGGATTTAATATTACTGGGTCTTGACCCGACTCATGCTCGTAAGCTAACAGGACATCAGAGTGACAGAGCTTTTAGGCGGTATACACTTCGTGGCGAACAACAAGCTGCGATCGCAGCTTACTATCGTGCGATTGGAGAGGACGAAGTGGAGTAG
- a CDS encoding DUF2839 domain-containing protein, whose translation MGESKRRKAILGNHYGLPNIFNEVQSMWTQINLSIKRVKDSDNGCLLVQCSNNDRGFHQDTIAQLQKEIENWKCDLDIPILIQVLPRGVENSETKLFDGFVTLWCNCPEFELWREIFETKRV comes from the coding sequence ATGGGTGAATCGAAACGCCGAAAGGCAATATTAGGCAATCACTATGGTTTGCCTAATATTTTCAATGAAGTCCAATCAATGTGGACGCAGATTAATTTGTCGATCAAGCGAGTCAAAGATTCTGATAATGGATGTTTACTTGTTCAGTGTTCCAACAACGACCGAGGATTTCATCAGGACACTATTGCCCAACTTCAGAAAGAAATAGAAAATTGGAAATGTGATTTGGATATTCCTATCTTGATCCAAGTTCTCCCAAGGGGAGTTGAAAATTCAGAAACTAAACTTTTTGATGGGTTCGTTACCCTTTGGTGCAATTGTCCGGAATTTGAATTGTGGCGAGAAATATTTGAAACTAAACGAGTTTAG